The Helianthus annuus cultivar XRQ/B chromosome 16, HanXRQr2.0-SUNRISE, whole genome shotgun sequence genome includes a window with the following:
- the LOC110919245 gene encoding uncharacterized protein LOC110919245 has product MGDKTESSTKQPQSAPLHPVYTVTDIQKKVCVLDGSKVTYSAWVKLFQLHARGYEVLDHITKEPPPKEDPTYEQWAKIDAIVLQWIYGTLSEDYLLRVLEAESTALEAWNRVKAIFLNNKGPRCAALQQKFINLKLSAMPSLEMYYQTLRDLAAQLNDVGCPINEQGLVLQLVRGLLMEYDTIGSIINQSLPSWEEACNMLDSELERHAAWFIRISVDFPCLI; this is encoded by the exons ATGGGCGACAAGACTGAATCCTCCACCAAGCAGCCACAATCTGCTCCTCTTCACCCGGTCTACACGGTTACCGACATTCAAAAGAAGGTCTGTGTTCTTGATGGATCTAAGGTCACGTATTCTGCGTGGGTAAAGCTCTTCCAACTTCATGCACGTGGATACGAGGTTTTGGATCACATCACGAAAGAACCGCCTCCTAAGGAAGACCCCACGTATGAACAGTGGGCGAAGATTGATGCTATTGTGCTCCAGTGGATCTACGGTACCTTATCCGAAGACTAtctccttcgagttcttgaagcCGAGTCAACTGCTCTGGAAGCCTGGAATCGTGTCAAGGCTATTTTTCTCAACAACAAAGGACCACGGTGCGCTGCCCTTCAACAGAAATTCATCAATCTCAAGCTTAGTGCCATGCCCTCTTTGGAAATGTATTACCAGACACTCCGGGATCTTGCGGCTCAGTTGAACGATGTGGGATGTCCCATTAATGAACAAGGTTTGGTGTTGCAACTTGTTCGTGGGTTGCTGATGGAATACGATACTATCGGTTCCATTATCAACCAATCATTACCTTCGTGGGAAGAAGCATGCAATATGCTCGACTCTGAACTCGAACGACATGCtgcat GGTTCATAAGGATTAGCGTTGATTTTCCCTGTTTGATCTAA